Proteins encoded within one genomic window of Gambusia affinis linkage group LG23, SWU_Gaff_1.0, whole genome shotgun sequence:
- the phlda1 gene encoding pleckstrin homology-like domain family A member 1, with protein sequence MEVSLCSIKGSLNDRTSTVSGGFTLLRGAVHFSRPLPPPKAATQTVTGRQTASQALLPHPAATAASRARSVSGIERHRSSSVRASIRLEVRSGRPSMLENGRKVYKEGLLEKRSDGLLQLWKKKHCVLTEDGVLLLPPKQHDHPQQQHGGGGGDTGKVKELHFANMKTVDCVERKGKYVYFTVVMTEGKEIDFRCPQDEGWNAEITLQMVQYKNRQAILAVKSTRQKQQLLVVQMPGQKTVRSSPSVA encoded by the coding sequence ATGGAGGTCTCGCTGTGTAGTATAAAGGGGAGTCTTAATGACCGGACTTCCACGGTGTCGGGGGGTTTCACTCTACTCAGGGGGGCGGTGCACTTCTCCAGACCCCTCCCGCCCCCAAAAGCCGCTACACAAACAGTGACCGGCAGGCAGACTGCTAGTCAGGCGCTTCTTCCACATCCAGCAGCCACAGCTGCATCCCGTGCCCGCAGCGTCTCCGGGATAGAACGCCATCGATCAAGCAGCGTCCGAGCGTCCATCAGGCTGGAGGTCCGCAGCGGTCGGCCGAGCATGCTGGAAAACGGGAGGAAGGTGTACAAGGAGGGTCTGCTGGAGAAGCGGAGCGACGGGCTGCTGCAGCTTTGGAAGAAGAAGCACTGCGTCTTGACCGAGGACGgcgtgctgctgctgccgcccaAGCAGCACGATCACCCGCAGCAGCAgcacggcggcggcggcggggaCACGGGGAAAGTCAAGGAGCTTCACTTCGCCAACATGAAGACGGTGGACTGCGTGGAGCGGAAAGGCAAGTACGTCTACTTCACCGTTGTCATGACTGAGGGGAAGGAGATCGACTTCAGGTGCCCGCAGGACGAGGGCTGGAACGCGGAGATCACCTTGCAGATGGTCCAGTACAAGAACCGGCAGGCGATCCTAGCCGTCAAGTCGACCcggcagaagcagcagctgctcgTCGTGCAGATGCCCGGGCAGAAGACCGTCCGGAGCTCCCCGAGCGTGGCGTGA